The Methanopyrus kandleri AV19 DNA segment CCAGTCGTTGAAACTGAAGAAGAAAGACACCGAATTCGCGGTCTACGTGCTGAAAGATCCGGCAACCTCCGATCTGAAGCTGAAGGAATGTATGGCGGAGCTGCGACGCGCGGAAGCAGCGGTGAAGGCGTTCGTACGGGCGGTCAAGGGGCTTGAAGACAAGTACGCCGGCAGGGTCCACTGAAGTCGACCTGGGCTCCCTACATCCCGGTCTGAAAGTCGAGCGACACTCCGGCTACTTACGGTTCAGACTTTACGGACTGATCGAGTTCGAGGTGGACCCCGAAGAATTCCGCCGAATGGTGACTGCCGTAATCTCCAAACGTGAGCGGCGCACGGTACCGGTCACCCTGCAAGGCACTCGTGTGGCGGCTCCGGTACCCCGTGAGGTGCTGGTCGGCGTTCTAACAGATCTCATATCCAGACTCGCCGGCGAGTCCGGAAAGAACGCCTACACGGGTCGTAGGGTGTACTACATCACCGAGACTACAGGTATCCCGCTGATAGGCCACACGGCTTTCGGCCTCATCGACCGTGGAACCAACGTAATACAGGTGCGCCCGCTCTCCGGGTGCAATCTCTGCTGCATATACTGCAGTGTGGACGAAGGACCGATCTCCCGCACGCGTTCGCGGGATTTCATGGTGGACCCTGACTACCTGATGGAGTGGTTCGACCGCGTAGCCGAGTTCAAAGGTCAGGGACTCGAAGCGCACCTCGACGGTCAGGGTGAACCCACGCTGTACCCTTTCCTGCCCGATGTGGTTCAAGCCCTCAAGGAGCACCCACACGTCGACATCGTCTCCATACAGACCAACGCCGTACCGCTGAGCGAAGACTTGGTGGACGAGCTCGTCGAGGCTGGAATCGACAGGTTCAACGTGAGCGTCAACTCGCTCGACCCGAAGAAAGCTCGGGCCATGGCGGGCCGGAAGGACTACGACGTCGAGCATGTGAAGAGGGTGGTCGAGTACATAGCCCAAGAGACCGAGGCCGACGTGCTGGTGGCGCCGCTGTGGTTGCCGGGTTACAACGACGATGATATCGTGGAGATCATCGGGTGGGCGGCGAAGATAGGGGCGGGGAAGCGGTGGCCGCCACTCGGGATCCAGAACTACCTAGAGTACAGGTTCGGTCGACGACCTAAGTTCCTACGTCGGGTTATACCGATGAAAGAGTTCTACAGGTGGCTCAGGGAGCTGGAAAGCAGGACGGAAGTGCGTCCGCTGGTGCTCAAACCCGAACACTTCGGGACCGAGCCCAGGAAATCACTACCGAAACCGTTCCGACGGGGAGATGTGATCAGAGCGGAAATAGTGTTGGAAGGACGGTTGCGGGGTGAGATGATAGCCCGAGCCGCCGATCGCGTGATCGCCATCCCGGACTCCGCCAAGATATTAAACGTGGGAGACCGCGTCCGGGTGAAAGTGACGAGGGACAAGCACAACATCTTCGTGGGGATCTTGGTCTGAACCAGGGGGAGAGTCACCAATGGCGGAGGAACGCTCGAAGGATGACATACCGGACTGGTGGGAGAAGGAGTGGGTTGAGTTCAGGTACCGGGGCTACACCCTGGGCGAGCTGATGAAGATGCCTATCGAGGAGTTCATCGAGCTACTCCCCGCACGCCAGCGTCGCTCGCTGAAACGTGGCCTGCCCTCCAGGCACAAGAAGCTGCTGCGCAAGGTCCGGCGAGCTCGGAGGCTCCTGAGACGCGGTAAGAAGCCTCCGGTAATCCGGACCCACTGCCGGGATATGATCATCCTGCCCGAAATGGTAGGACTGACCATCGCGGTGTACAACGGAAAGGAGTTCAAAGAGGTGAAGATCGAGCCGGAGATGATCGGTCACTACCTCGGTGAGTTCGCCAAGACCAGGAAAACCGTCGAGCACGGAGGAATCGGTGCTACACGGAGCTCGTTGTTCGTGCCACTGAAGTAATCACCACCTAGCATCGGGCACCTCGACGTGTACGCCGTACAGGGACAGTTTCCTGTCCACCTCCAACACCCTTCTCACTGCGGATAGAGCTATTGAACCCGATTTCAGCGCGACCCAGTACTCGAAAAGGCCGTCGTACTCCGTGCCCACCTTGCTGTCCTCCATCACCAGTATTCCAGGCTCGTCAGAGCCCAGAGAGGTGACCTTTTGGACCATCTCCCGGAACTTGTTCGTGACCTTCCACACTTTCCATTCGCGCTCTACATCGTACTCCCTGAGGTAGCGTAGGGCGATTTTCAAAGCACCTATCAGCGACCGTCCCCGCCTCTCCACAGGTTCATCTACCGAGGCTGACCCGTGAACCTTGAGCTCGTCCAGCGGCCCCCGTGAGCGTGCCTCGTGCCTTTCGAGGATCACCTCTACGATCCGGGGGCGAGACGTGGAGTCCGCCTGGCGTACGGTGACTTCGAACGTATACCTGGTATCGGATGTCACGTACTGCGCGATGCTATTGGTAGGAAGCTCCTCCTCGGCACGCACCCACACCATCAGCGAGCATCTAGCCTCCGAATACTCCTTCAGAGGAACGCGCTCGGCCATTTCTTTTAAGGTCTTGTAAATCTCCTTCACGCGTCCACTTTTGAGCTCGGGGGCACACTCCCTGGCTAACTCCATCCCGGTCCTGCGAGGCGAGGTCCGTACCCCCCGGACGGAGGTGATTCCAACATGATCGATGTCCTCCTGATCAACCCCCCTGATGTCACGACTAAGTACCAGCGATTCTTGGGCATTACAGCGCCTCCGCTTGGACTAGCCTACATCGCCGCGGTGCTCGAGGAGGCGGGATACACGGTTAAAATCCTCGATTGTCCCCCACTGGACATGTCCTTCGAGGACCTGAGACGAGCCGTGCGGAAGCTCCGTCCTAGAATCGTATCCATCATGGCCACGACTCCGATCATTCACCAAGCCTACCAGGCGGCCAAGGTCGTCAAGGAAGAACTAGAGGACGTCATCGTATGCCTTGGCGGTTATCATCCTACCTTCATGGACGTCGAGTGCCTCAAGGAGTGCCCCTACGTCGACGTCGTGGTACGGCGTGAGGGCGAATTCACGCTCCTGGATCTGGCGAAGGTGTTCATCGACGGCGTAAAGACACTCTCAGAGGTACTGGGGATCACGTACCGGGAGAAGGACGACATCGTCAGAGCCCCTGATCGACCCCTCATTCGCGATCTCGACGCACTACCGTTCCCCGCGCGTCACCTGCTTCCCATGGACAAGTACACTTTCTTCGGGGCTAAAACCACCGCCACCACGATGGTGTCGAGCAGGGGTTGTCCCGTAGGATGTGACTTCTGCGCTTCTTCAGCGATGCACGGCCACAAACTCCGGATGCACTCGGCCGAGCGTGTGGTTTCCGAGATGGCGCATGTCCACGAGAACTACGGATCGGACATCATAGCCTTCGTCGATGACACGTTCACGTACGATCGGCGGCGTGTCGAGGAGATCTGTCGGCTCATCGTGGAAAGCGGTCTAGACGTAACCTGGGGCTGTGCCGCACGCGTCGACACGATCGACAGGGAGTTACTTGAACTCATGCGCGAGGCGGGATGCTCGGTCCTGTTCTTCGGAGTCGAGTCGGGTAGCCAGGAGGTCCTGGACAACGTCGGTAAGGGGTTTACGGTCGAGCAGACGAAGAAGGCGTTCCAACTCTGCCGCGAGTTCGACATAGTGACCGTGGCTTCGGCTGTGATCGGCTTACCGGGCGAGACCCACAGGAGTGCCCGGCAGACGATAAAGTTCCTGAAAGAAATCGACCCCGATTACGCCGTGGTGTCCGTCGCGACGCCATATCCCGGCACTAAGTTCTACCAAGAGGCCGTGGAGAAAGGGCTCATCGAGGAAAAGTCGTGGGACAAGTACACCCTCATGGACCCGGTGGTCAGGACGACCGAGCTGTCCCCAGAGGAGGTGAAGAAGTACCAAAAGCGCGCCATGATCGAGTTCTATCTTCGTCCCCGGTATCTTATCCGACGGCTGAAGGAGGACGGCATCGATGCCGTCCGTGTGACCGGAACGATGATCGCCGAGGTCGCGTTCAAGAAGATGAAAGCGTTGTTGGCTAAGATCCCGAGTCCTCGGTTTTCACACCGCAAGGGCTCGGACGAGTGACGAACGCCTCGTAACCTAAGGCGCTTAGCGTTTCGACGGCACGTTTCGCATCCTCCTCCCTCTCGAATAACGCGACCGCGCATCCTCCTCCTCCGGCGCCGGTAACCTTCGCCCCTAAGGCGCCCGCGCTCCTGAATACGTGTACGATCTCCTCCAGGGCACGCGTGGAGACGTTCAGGGCCGCCAACAGCCCGTGGTTGGCGTTCATGAGCTCCCCTACGGTCCTTAAGTCCCCATCACGCAGAGCCGCCTCGAGGTCATCGACGAGCTCCCCTATCAGCTCCATGACCCCGTCGACGATGTCCAACCTCTCGCGGAGTTCGGCCACCCGGCGCACCATCTCACCCGTACGACTGGGTTCCTGGGAGTGCGCCACGACCAGCACGGGGTTACGCTCCGGTTCAATCAGCTCGAACTCCCGCCCTGAAACCCTCACGAACCCGCCGTACGTGACCACCGTGGCGTCGGTCCAACTCGCCTTCCCCTGCACCTCGAGCTCCACCTCACGGACAAGTCTCCGTATCTCTTCCCTGGAGACGTTTACACCCGATACCTCGGCTAGTCCGAGTAGCACTGCCGCCGTGACCGCAGCCGATGTGCCTAGACCACTCGCCGGGGGAGCTTCCGACAGAATCCTCAGGTTAGAGGGAGGAGCGTCGAACTCCTCCGATGCCTTTCGCACCGCCGTAGCCACGTACGTCAGTTCCTCGTGCAAGCTCTCGGATCGGAAGCCCTTTACATTTCCGTCACGTGTGATCTCAGCCCTTACGTTCCCCTCGCAGCTCAGCTCGGTTTCCACCCTGAAGCTGTCGTCT contains these protein-coding regions:
- a CDS encoding radical SAM protein; translated protein: MKTSTPAGSTEVDLGSLHPGLKVERHSGYLRFRLYGLIEFEVDPEEFRRMVTAVISKRERRTVPVTLQGTRVAAPVPREVLVGVLTDLISRLAGESGKNAYTGRRVYYITETTGIPLIGHTAFGLIDRGTNVIQVRPLSGCNLCCIYCSVDEGPISRTRSRDFMVDPDYLMEWFDRVAEFKGQGLEAHLDGQGEPTLYPFLPDVVQALKEHPHVDIVSIQTNAVPLSEDLVDELVEAGIDRFNVSVNSLDPKKARAMAGRKDYDVEHVKRVVEYIAQETEADVLVAPLWLPGYNDDDIVEIIGWAAKIGAGKRWPPLGIQNYLEYRFGRRPKFLRRVIPMKEFYRWLRELESRTEVRPLVLKPEHFGTEPRKSLPKPFRRGDVIRAEIVLEGRLRGEMIARAADRVIAIPDSAKILNVGDRVRVKVTRDKHNIFVGILV
- the mvk gene encoding mevalonate kinase; the protein is MRISVKAPLKAILAGEHAVVYGYPAVAVALDTYVRVTAEPGDDSFRVETELSCEGNVRAEITRDGNVKGFRSESLHEELTYVATAVRKASEEFDAPPSNLRILSEAPPASGLGTSAAVTAAVLLGLAEVSGVNVSREEIRRLVREVELEVQGKASWTDATVVTYGGFVRVSGREFELIEPERNPVLVVAHSQEPSRTGEMVRRVAELRERLDIVDGVMELIGELVDDLEAALRDGDLRTVGELMNANHGLLAALNVSTRALEEIVHVFRSAGALGAKVTGAGGGGCAVALFEREEDAKRAVETLSALGYEAFVTRPSPCGVKTEDSGS
- a CDS encoding 30S ribosomal protein S19, whose translation is MAEERSKDDIPDWWEKEWVEFRYRGYTLGELMKMPIEEFIELLPARQRRSLKRGLPSRHKKLLRKVRRARRLLRRGKKPPVIRTHCRDMIILPEMVGLTIAVYNGKEFKEVKIEPEMIGHYLGEFAKTRKTVEHGGIGATRSSLFVPLK
- a CDS encoding B12-binding domain-containing radical SAM protein, encoding MIDVLLINPPDVTTKYQRFLGITAPPLGLAYIAAVLEEAGYTVKILDCPPLDMSFEDLRRAVRKLRPRIVSIMATTPIIHQAYQAAKVVKEELEDVIVCLGGYHPTFMDVECLKECPYVDVVVRREGEFTLLDLAKVFIDGVKTLSEVLGITYREKDDIVRAPDRPLIRDLDALPFPARHLLPMDKYTFFGAKTTATTMVSSRGCPVGCDFCASSAMHGHKLRMHSAERVVSEMAHVHENYGSDIIAFVDDTFTYDRRRVEEICRLIVESGLDVTWGCAARVDTIDRELLELMREAGCSVLFFGVESGSQEVLDNVGKGFTVEQTKKAFQLCREFDIVTVASAVIGLPGETHRSARQTIKFLKEIDPDYAVVSVATPYPGTKFYQEAVEKGLIEEKSWDKYTLMDPVVRTTELSPEEVKKYQKRAMIEFYLRPRYLIRRLKEDGIDAVRVTGTMIAEVAFKKMKALLAKIPSPRFSHRKGSDE